From one Peredibacter starrii genomic stretch:
- the rpoN gene encoding RNA polymerase factor sigma-54 → MAIKMHQGLKQTQSLMITPQLQQAIKLLTLTHLEMTTLISQEMVENPMLEEVDGEMDAGPAEDTREEMETQEATAENFSGPELIEGSKDTFDWESYSESFNSSSSSSPNMKEATSPDDLPSYENMVSKGQSLQEHLEWQLRMESLDTDYLNFCLDLIGNIDDDGYLEVPFDEIVARSNITDRDEALGMLGLVQHLDPVGCGAQNLEECLGIQARMLEERSPLVELIIERNLKDLEKKDYAKIAKDFGVSKDKVKDAELIIMGLNPKPGRLISSEETQYVVPDIFVAEVGGEFVVQVNDEGVPRLRISNLYKSLIKSGQSDAEAKEFVQDKLRAAMWLIKSIENRQKTIYKVANSIVRTQQEFFKKGPAFLKPMILKDIANEIGMHESTVSRVTTNKFMHTPIGTFELKYFFNAGIGGKNGGIDIAGESLKLKIKEMIGNEDPKRPLSDQKISELLSTKDIVVARRTVAKYREMMGIAPSSKRKK, encoded by the coding sequence ATGGCGATTAAAATGCATCAAGGGCTCAAGCAAACGCAAAGCCTAATGATCACGCCTCAGCTTCAGCAAGCGATTAAGCTTCTGACTCTTACCCACCTTGAAATGACTACACTCATTTCACAGGAAATGGTTGAGAACCCAATGCTGGAAGAAGTTGACGGTGAAATGGATGCAGGTCCGGCCGAAGACACCCGCGAAGAAATGGAAACACAAGAGGCCACTGCAGAAAACTTCTCTGGCCCTGAACTGATCGAAGGCTCGAAAGACACTTTCGATTGGGAGTCCTACTCAGAATCATTTAATAGTTCTTCTTCATCTTCTCCGAACATGAAAGAAGCAACTTCTCCGGATGATCTACCAAGCTACGAAAACATGGTCTCAAAAGGCCAGTCACTTCAGGAACACCTTGAGTGGCAGCTTCGTATGGAAAGCCTTGATACAGATTATCTGAATTTCTGTCTCGATTTGATTGGTAACATTGATGATGATGGTTACTTAGAAGTGCCATTTGATGAAATCGTTGCCCGTTCAAATATCACCGACCGTGACGAGGCACTTGGTATGCTTGGTCTGGTTCAACACCTGGACCCGGTTGGATGTGGTGCTCAGAACCTGGAAGAGTGTCTGGGGATTCAGGCGCGCATGCTTGAGGAGCGCTCTCCTCTGGTAGAGCTTATCATTGAAAGAAATCTAAAAGACCTCGAGAAAAAAGATTACGCCAAAATCGCAAAAGATTTTGGAGTTTCGAAAGACAAGGTGAAGGACGCTGAACTCATCATCATGGGTCTGAATCCTAAACCAGGACGCCTCATCTCCTCTGAGGAAACTCAGTATGTGGTACCTGATATTTTCGTGGCCGAAGTCGGTGGCGAATTTGTTGTGCAGGTAAACGATGAAGGTGTTCCTCGTCTGCGAATTTCGAATCTTTATAAATCACTGATCAAGAGCGGGCAATCGGATGCGGAAGCAAAAGAATTCGTTCAAGACAAACTTCGTGCGGCAATGTGGCTTATTAAGTCCATTGAGAACCGTCAGAAGACGATTTATAAAGTGGCGAACTCAATCGTTCGCACTCAGCAAGAGTTCTTCAAAAAAGGTCCTGCCTTCTTAAAACCAATGATTCTGAAAGACATCGCCAACGAGATTGGCATGCACGAATCAACTGTATCACGTGTGACGACCAATAAGTTTATGCACACGCCGATCGGGACATTCGAACTTAAATACTTCTTTAACGCCGGTATTGGCGGTAAGAACGGCGGTATTGATATCGCAGGCGAAAGCTTGAAACTTAAAATCAAAGAAATGATCGGGAATGAAGACCCTAAGCGTCCGCTCTCAGATCAGAAAATTTCTGAACTTTTAAGTACTAAAGATATCGTAGTAGCTCGCCGAACCGTTGCTAAGTATCGTGAGATGATGGGCATCGCTCCTTCGTCGAAGCGCAAGAAGTAA